A single Mangrovimonas sp. YM274 DNA region contains:
- a CDS encoding TIGR00266 family protein, producing MTAHEIDYRIYGEEMQFVEIELDPNEGVVAEAGSFMMMDDGVKMETIFGDGSTKSGGFLDSILGAGKRILTGESLFMTAFYNTLPGKRNVSFASPYPGKIVPLDLTEFGGKFICQKDAFLCAAKGVSVGIEFSKRLGRGLFGGEGFIMQKLEGDGMVFVHAGGTLAKKVLQPGEILKVDTGCIVGFTKEVDYDVEFVGGIRNSIFGGEGLFFARLQGPGTVYIQSLPFSRLAGRVLANAPQAGGRSKGEGSILGGLGDLLDGDNRF from the coding sequence ATGACAGCACACGAAATCGACTATAGAATTTATGGAGAAGAAATGCAATTTGTAGAAATTGAACTCGATCCCAATGAAGGAGTGGTTGCCGAAGCCGGTAGTTTTATGATGATGGATGACGGTGTAAAGATGGAAACTATCTTTGGAGATGGCTCTACAAAGAGTGGCGGTTTTCTAGACTCTATTTTAGGAGCAGGAAAGCGTATTTTAACTGGTGAGAGCCTATTTATGACGGCATTTTATAATACCCTACCAGGAAAACGAAATGTATCTTTTGCATCTCCCTATCCAGGAAAAATTGTGCCTTTGGATTTAACGGAGTTTGGCGGGAAGTTTATTTGCCAAAAGGATGCTTTTCTTTGTGCCGCTAAAGGGGTGAGTGTTGGAATAGAATTCAGTAAACGTTTAGGAAGAGGCCTATTTGGAGGAGAAGGATTTATCATGCAGAAGTTGGAAGGTGATGGAATGGTGTTTGTTCACGCCGGGGGAACTTTAGCTAAAAAAGTACTGCAACCGGGGGAAATCCTTAAGGTTGACACGGGTTGTATTGTAGGGTTTACCAAGGAGGTAGATTATGATGTTGAATTTGTTGGCGGTATTAGAAACTCCATTTTTGGAGGTGAAGGCTTGTTCTTTGCCAGGTTACAGGGACCAGGAACTGTTTACATTCAATCTTTGCCATTCAGCCGACTTGCAGGACGAGTATTGGCCAATGCGCCTCAGGCAGGAGGAAGAAGTAAAGGAGAGGGAAGTATTTTAGGAGGTTTGGGAGATTTGTTGGATGGAGACAACCGTTTTTAA
- a CDS encoding DUF4442 domain-containing protein — MKLTPAKINLFLMSKLPAAYFTGVRATYIDDERCEVKVRHRWINQNPFRSMFWAVQGMAAELTTGALVLSKIRASGKSISMLVVSNSSTFSKKAVGKIMFHCVDGHKLDEVIEKAIATKEGQSFVMNAKGINSEGEEVSAFSFEWTIKLKERL; from the coding sequence ATGAAGCTTACTCCAGCAAAAATCAACCTTTTCTTAATGTCCAAATTACCGGCAGCTTACTTTACGGGCGTCCGTGCTACCTATATCGATGATGAACGTTGCGAGGTTAAGGTGAGGCATCGTTGGATCAATCAAAACCCATTTCGATCTATGTTTTGGGCCGTTCAGGGAATGGCAGCAGAATTAACCACAGGAGCCTTGGTGCTTTCAAAAATAAGAGCTTCTGGTAAGTCAATTTCTATGTTGGTGGTTTCCAATAGTTCTACTTTTAGTAAAAAAGCGGTGGGTAAAATCATGTTTCACTGTGTGGACGGCCATAAATTGGATGAAGTTATAGAAAAGGCAATTGCTACTAAGGAGGGGCAAAGTTTTGTAATGAATGCTAAAGGAATCAATAGTGAAGGGGAAGAGGTGTCTGCCTTTAGTTTTGAATGGACCATTAAATTAAAGGAACGGCTGTAA
- a CDS encoding DUF4870 domain-containing protein, which yields MLDNHQKNIATFIHLSTFSRFVIPMGNFIGPVVLWIANKDKSEFVDQHGKQAINFQISILLYALIIGTLTVPFFVFKFLHGIDFIDFHGLHDFHINIGKPSPLLYIGGGLGVLAFIGFILELVFIIKASLKARDGEPFHYPFTINFIK from the coding sequence ATGCTAGACAATCACCAAAAAAATATCGCCACCTTCATTCATTTATCCACCTTTTCAAGGTTCGTAATCCCCATGGGTAACTTTATAGGTCCTGTTGTTTTATGGATTGCCAACAAGGATAAATCGGAGTTTGTAGACCAACATGGTAAACAGGCAATTAATTTTCAGATTAGCATTTTGTTATATGCCCTGATTATTGGAACCCTTACCGTTCCGTTTTTCGTTTTTAAATTTCTTCATGGCATAGATTTTATAGATTTTCATGGGTTACACGATTTCCACATCAATATTGGCAAACCTTCTCCCCTTCTCTATATAGGTGGTGGATTGGGGGTTTTGGCCTTTATAGGATTTATCTTGGAATTGGTTTTCATCATAAAAGCTAGTCTTAAGGCTAGGGATGGTGAACCGTTTCACTACCCATTTACCATAAATTTCATCAAATAA
- a CDS encoding PadR family transcriptional regulator, with protein sequence MKIENTKAQMRKGVLEYCILSILKDDDAYVAEILETLKDAKMLVVEGTIYPLLTRLKNAGLLNYRWEESTSGPPRKYYGLTETGKLFLKELNTTWSELQHAVNLVTSQKNKQNE encoded by the coding sequence ATGAAAATAGAAAACACAAAAGCACAAATGCGCAAAGGTGTCCTTGAATACTGCATACTTTCCATTCTAAAAGATGACGATGCTTATGTTGCAGAAATTCTGGAGACCCTTAAAGATGCAAAAATGCTTGTAGTAGAAGGGACTATTTATCCCCTACTAACAAGATTGAAAAATGCTGGACTTCTCAATTACCGTTGGGAAGAATCCACCTCTGGACCACCAAGAAAATATTACGGTTTAACCGAAACAGGAAAACTGTTTTTAAAAGAATTAAATACCACTTGGAGTGAATTGCAACACGCCGTTAACCTAGTAACAAGCCAAAAAAACAAACAAAATGAATAA
- a CDS encoding PspC domain-containing protein, whose protein sequence is MNKTVNINLAGIFFHIDEDAYLKLQRYLEAIKRSFTDSQGRSEIIADIEARIAELFNERVQHDKQVIGAKEVDEVIAIMGQPEDYLVDDEIFEDDPKTSYQSKSRSSKKLYRDTDNSYIGGVASGLGHYLGVDAVWIRLLWILLALGSGGTFIFIYILFWVLVPEAVTTAEKLTMTGEPVNISNIEKKIKDGFENVSQTVSDTVKNIDLPKQGNKIKSTSKSFFETIGDIIMFFLKIFAKFIGIILIIFGAILLFGLIISLFSLGGSSFYSPWWMDYPEALNTTGLPLWVGSVLLFLLFGIPLFFIFYLGLKILINNLKSIGNVAKFTLLGLWLLSLVSIIVIGITEASHFALENSVTQTETLDLTKKDTLSIKMVSSEFDKYKYGMHRDGGFEIKYNDEDQKVIFSKNVMLNVRSTPDSLAYLQIVKEAKGSDYIEARETAEKIDYEFALKNNQLLLSNYLHTDYKNKFADQNVTLILYLPEGMVFNLHGNTRSYLRHHRNNDNIATYDDTSHTLKVMEDSSICLDCDDDEFKVKVNIKDDKSGLNIDDEGVRFNKDSVQIEINNQGVKAKKEDVNVDISEDGIEITSDDN, encoded by the coding sequence ATGAATAAAACAGTCAACATAAATTTAGCAGGTATATTTTTTCATATCGATGAAGATGCATACTTAAAACTGCAACGCTATCTTGAGGCTATCAAACGTTCATTTACCGACTCCCAAGGTCGCTCAGAAATCATTGCAGACATAGAAGCTCGTATTGCCGAACTTTTCAACGAACGGGTACAGCACGATAAACAAGTCATTGGCGCTAAGGAAGTGGACGAAGTCATCGCCATTATGGGACAACCTGAAGACTACCTTGTAGATGACGAGATTTTTGAAGATGATCCAAAAACAAGCTACCAAAGCAAATCCAGATCTTCCAAAAAGCTATATCGAGACACCGACAACTCATACATAGGGGGTGTGGCCTCTGGTTTAGGACACTACTTGGGCGTGGATGCCGTTTGGATTCGTTTGTTATGGATTTTATTGGCTTTGGGCTCTGGGGGAACCTTTATATTTATCTACATCCTGTTTTGGGTGTTGGTCCCGGAAGCCGTGACCACTGCTGAGAAACTCACAATGACTGGAGAGCCTGTAAATATCAGCAACATTGAAAAAAAAATTAAAGACGGATTTGAAAATGTCTCCCAAACGGTATCAGATACGGTAAAGAATATTGATTTGCCGAAACAAGGCAACAAAATCAAATCTACTTCCAAATCGTTCTTTGAAACCATAGGAGACATTATCATGTTCTTCCTTAAAATATTTGCCAAGTTCATTGGTATTATTTTAATCATTTTTGGAGCAATTTTACTCTTTGGACTTATCATAAGCTTGTTTTCTCTTGGAGGCTCCAGCTTTTACAGTCCATGGTGGATGGATTACCCTGAAGCACTCAACACAACGGGATTGCCGCTATGGGTAGGCTCGGTCTTACTGTTCCTTTTGTTTGGAATTCCATTGTTTTTCATTTTCTATTTAGGATTGAAAATATTGATCAACAATCTCAAGTCTATTGGTAATGTGGCAAAATTTACACTATTGGGCCTTTGGTTATTGTCTTTGGTAAGCATTATTGTCATTGGAATCACTGAAGCTTCTCATTTCGCTTTGGAAAATTCAGTCACCCAAACCGAAACATTAGACCTTACCAAAAAGGATACCCTTTCCATTAAAATGGTATCCAGTGAATTTGATAAGTATAAATATGGCATGCACAGAGATGGTGGCTTTGAAATTAAATACAACGATGAAGACCAAAAGGTAATCTTCTCCAAAAATGTAATGCTCAATGTACGGTCTACCCCCGACAGTTTGGCTTATTTACAAATTGTAAAAGAAGCCAAAGGCAGCGACTATATTGAAGCTAGAGAAACCGCCGAAAAAATAGACTACGAGTTCGCGCTTAAAAACAACCAGTTATTGTTGAGCAACTATTTGCACACCGATTACAAAAACAAATTTGCCGACCAAAACGTAACCCTCATACTGTATTTACCAGAAGGTATGGTGTTCAACCTCCATGGTAATACAAGGTCTTATCTAAGACATCACAGAAACAATGACAACATCGCTACTTATGACGATACCTCCCACACTTTAAAAGTGATGGAAGACAGCAGCATTTGTTTGGACTGTGACGATGACGAGTTTAAAGTTAAAGTCAATATTAAAGACGACAAATCTGGTTTAAATATTGATGACGAAGGTGTTCGTTTCAATAAAGACAGTGTACAAATTGAAATTAACAACCAAGGCGTAAAAGCAAAAAAAGAAGATGTTAATGTAGATATCTCTGAAGATGGTATTGAAATTACCTCTGATGATAATTAA
- a CDS encoding head GIN domain-containing protein: protein MTTLSKIIIAALLGALASSCNMDFKISGVKGNGNVTTEQRQVTGDYNQIKISSGLDVYLTQSNNSSIEVEADENLQDIIITEVDGEVLKIYANENISSSASKKVMVTFNKATRIKATSGSDVYGTNTIEGDHFVLETSSGSDMELSLKAQSIDCSASSGSDLELSGSTTDLIAKASSGSDIDAENLSTQSSHVKATSGAGIKVNTSKELIATATSGGDVTYYGNPQKVEKSDNVSGSIKKH, encoded by the coding sequence ATGACAACCTTATCCAAAATTATCATCGCCGCCTTATTAGGAGCATTGGCAAGTTCCTGTAATATGGACTTTAAAATCTCTGGTGTTAAAGGCAATGGAAACGTAACTACTGAACAGCGCCAAGTAACGGGCGATTATAACCAAATAAAAATCAGTAGTGGTCTGGATGTTTATTTAACACAAAGTAACAACTCCAGTATTGAAGTAGAAGCCGACGAAAACCTTCAAGACATTATAATTACTGAAGTGGATGGCGAAGTTCTTAAAATTTATGCCAATGAAAATATTTCCAGTTCGGCCTCCAAAAAGGTAATGGTAACTTTCAATAAAGCAACTCGCATCAAAGCAACCAGTGGCAGCGATGTATACGGAACCAACACCATTGAAGGGGATCATTTTGTTTTGGAAACTTCCAGTGGGAGCGATATGGAATTAAGCTTAAAGGCCCAATCCATAGATTGCAGTGCCTCCAGCGGAAGCGATTTGGAACTATCTGGCTCTACTACAGATCTTATTGCCAAAGCAAGTAGCGGCAGCGACATCGACGCCGAAAATTTAAGCACCCAATCATCGCATGTTAAAGCCACCAGTGGAGCTGGAATTAAAGTTAACACCTCCAAAGAGTTAATTGCAACGGCCACTAGCGGCGGAGATGTGACCTACTATGGCAATCCTCAAAAAGTGGAAAAAAGCGATAACGTTTCTGGCAGCATCAAAAAACACTAA
- a CDS encoding GIN domain-containing protein — MNKILLTLCIGIGFILTASGQSDDKIKGDRNVTIKQTYIDAFNKIIVGEDFSIEIIYNSKPSVEIETDSNLHEVILFEVKDSTLVFSTSKKITSKKKMHITVNYSHDLKHIEVKDDGEIRSLTSLELKDTSLKTMGSARAYLNINASNFEFSSNDRSKVKLNVSADSSKIILNDNSKTEALINSKHLKLDMYQRSDANIEGASKSSLIRTDNSSSFEGKEFTTKTCNLVSDLSSYVAIGVEETVTIDASGNSEIYLYHEPRITINRFTGTAKLQKKETN; from the coding sequence ATGAACAAAATCCTTTTAACGTTATGTATCGGCATAGGTTTTATTCTAACGGCCTCTGGCCAAAGTGACGATAAAATAAAAGGTGACAGGAATGTAACCATCAAACAAACCTACATTGATGCATTCAACAAAATTATAGTTGGTGAAGACTTCTCAATTGAAATCATCTATAATTCAAAACCTTCCGTCGAAATTGAAACTGATAGCAACCTCCACGAGGTTATTCTGTTTGAAGTCAAGGACAGCACCCTAGTCTTTAGTACTTCAAAAAAAATCACTTCGAAGAAAAAAATGCATATCACCGTTAATTATAGCCACGACCTTAAACATATTGAGGTGAAGGATGACGGCGAAATAAGGTCCTTGACCTCATTAGAGCTAAAGGATACCTCTTTAAAAACTATGGGGTCTGCTCGGGCTTATTTAAATATAAATGCAAGTAATTTTGAGTTTTCGAGTAACGACAGGTCCAAAGTCAAATTGAATGTGTCTGCCGATAGCTCTAAAATAATCCTTAACGACAATAGTAAAACGGAAGCCCTTATCAACTCCAAACATTTAAAATTGGATATGTACCAACGTTCTGATGCGAACATTGAAGGCGCTTCTAAATCATCTTTAATCCGTACGGACAATTCTTCCAGTTTTGAAGGCAAGGAGTTTACTACCAAAACCTGTAACCTGGTCAGCGACCTGAGTAGCTATGTGGCCATTGGAGTTGAAGAGACGGTAACTATAGATGCCTCTGGAAATTCAGAAATTTACCTCTATCACGAACCCAGAATAACAATCAATAGATTTACCGGGACAGCTAAACTTCAAAAAAAAGAAACTAATTAA
- a CDS encoding M2 family metallopeptidase, protein MRKITPLIFLLLTMLACKEEDKKPETASNVKEEAQAFLEDYSKTYKKLYYDSSKAEWAANTHIVAGDTTNAYNVQKANEAYAKFTGSTEVIEKTKQFLEHKDELDIVQVRQLNTILYGAGNNPETVSDVVSKRIAAQNAQSETLYGFDFQVDGKSVTTGDIDKVLRESSNETERLKNWEASKAVGKDLKDGLENLRQLRNQTVQALGYDDYFSYQVSEYGMDRKEMLAEMNKMVKEVWPLYRELHTWARYELAKKYNAEVPEYIPAHWLPNRWGQDWSPLVNVEGLDIDAALADKDPEWIVKEGENFYVSIGFDPLPASFYEKSSMYPLPADADYKKNNHASAWHMDLENDLRCLMSVEPTADYYETIHHELGHIYYYQAYTNPNVPPLLRAGANRGYHEAIGSLLGLAAMQKPFLASKGLVDENVKIDEIQNLLKEALNYVVFLPFSAGVMSEFENALYAENLPKDQYNSKWWELAKKYQGMVPPSERGEDFCDAASKTHINDDAAQYYDYAISYILLFQFHDHIAKNILHQDPHATNYFGSKDVGTFLRGVLETGANNDWRELLKSSVGSEMSAKPMLDYFAPLMDYLKAQNEGRTYTLPETI, encoded by the coding sequence ATGAGAAAAATAACCCCTTTAATTTTTCTACTTCTTACAATGCTAGCTTGTAAAGAGGAAGACAAGAAACCAGAGACGGCCTCCAATGTAAAAGAGGAAGCCCAAGCCTTTTTGGAAGACTATTCCAAAACTTATAAAAAACTATATTATGATTCCTCTAAAGCAGAATGGGCTGCCAATACCCACATTGTAGCAGGCGACACCACAAATGCTTACAACGTACAAAAGGCCAATGAAGCCTATGCAAAATTTACGGGAAGTACAGAAGTTATTGAAAAGACAAAACAATTTTTAGAGCATAAAGACGAATTGGACATCGTTCAGGTACGTCAATTGAATACCATTCTTTATGGAGCAGGTAACAACCCTGAAACGGTTTCGGATGTTGTATCCAAAAGAATTGCGGCTCAAAATGCACAAAGTGAAACGCTTTACGGTTTCGATTTTCAAGTGGATGGCAAATCGGTAACTACAGGAGATATCGACAAAGTGTTGAGAGAATCTTCCAACGAAACAGAGCGTCTTAAAAACTGGGAAGCTTCCAAAGCCGTTGGAAAAGATTTAAAAGATGGCTTGGAGAACTTACGTCAATTGCGCAACCAAACAGTGCAGGCCTTAGGCTACGACGATTACTTTAGCTACCAAGTATCAGAGTACGGAATGGACCGTAAAGAAATGCTTGCAGAAATGAACAAAATGGTGAAGGAAGTTTGGCCTTTATACCGAGAATTACACACTTGGGCACGTTACGAATTAGCCAAGAAATATAACGCAGAAGTACCTGAGTACATCCCTGCCCACTGGTTGCCTAACCGTTGGGGGCAAGACTGGAGCCCATTGGTAAATGTTGAAGGGTTAGATATCGACGCTGCCTTGGCTGACAAAGATCCTGAGTGGATTGTAAAAGAAGGAGAAAACTTCTATGTGAGTATTGGGTTTGATCCGCTTCCAGCGAGTTTCTACGAAAAATCAAGCATGTATCCACTACCTGCTGATGCCGATTACAAAAAGAACAACCATGCCTCTGCATGGCACATGGACCTTGAAAACGATTTGCGTTGTTTGATGAGCGTAGAGCCTACTGCAGATTACTATGAGACCATTCACCATGAATTGGGACATATTTACTACTATCAAGCCTATACCAATCCAAATGTACCGCCATTATTACGCGCTGGTGCCAATAGAGGATACCACGAAGCTATTGGAAGTTTATTAGGGTTGGCCGCAATGCAAAAACCTTTCTTGGCCAGTAAAGGTTTAGTTGACGAAAACGTAAAAATTGACGAGATCCAAAACCTTTTAAAAGAAGCCTTAAACTATGTAGTATTTTTACCATTCTCTGCAGGAGTAATGAGCGAGTTTGAAAATGCCTTGTATGCCGAAAATTTACCTAAAGACCAATACAATTCAAAATGGTGGGAATTGGCTAAAAAATACCAAGGTATGGTACCTCCATCAGAAAGAGGAGAAGATTTCTGTGATGCTGCTTCAAAAACCCATATCAATGATGATGCGGCTCAATATTATGACTATGCCATCTCATACATTTTATTGTTCCAATTCCACGATCACATTGCAAAAAACATCTTACACCAAGATCCTCATGCCACCAATTACTTTGGAAGCAAGGACGTAGGGACTTTCTTAAGAGGTGTCTTGGAAACTGGAGCTAACAATGATTGGAGAGAGCTTTTAAAATCAAGTGTAGGAAGTGAAATGAGTGCCAAACCTATGTTGGACTACTTTGCGCCTTTAATGGACTACTTAAAAGCACAGAACGAAGGAAGAACTTATACGCTACCAGAAACGATCTAA
- a CDS encoding peptide-N-glycosidase F-related protein, translating to MKKHTKLLLSSVLSVFFMVLSCSDDDGTQSITPAITLSSNVETLPLGESITFEVMTHENQNVTTSATYLVNNTILQSNVFTPQAEGQYTAKATYSLNGSNLTSNMVTFTVTEMLLTSIEISAASESIEIGDTFTFSVIGNNGADVTSDATYYINDAEISGNEYTPEETGTYEVKATYMHEGTLLETEVLSLEVLYQSTEVTVFDEVVFYDGYAATVSEPVPAGVIRKNNASNVTKLTQEAIDLFSDELTMQVTIGALCDNYDRIGGVYLNLVPSGTEFSTAAVEERIEIGRFITPFMNKNVQPTEVPYEFEVDNLALLFNDPVISSTYDFWIELYVFGVPYAAQTEVAGCAGRIDTFLGTLKFVSTDKTYEHVAQHLEPIAASINVNNYNSNGTDVLGETTKTFTFEIEENLSNAKIHLITSNHGAGTGGEEYVRREHFIYFDNSELDMYMPGGKSCEPYRQYNTQGNGIYTGSPKSEAWWTAWNNWCPGDVIPIRTYELGALSQGTHSFKIEVPDAEFVGGDGKIPVSVYIQGDIN from the coding sequence ATGAAGAAACATACAAAATTACTTTTATCCAGTGTTTTATCGGTGTTTTTTATGGTGCTTTCCTGTAGCGATGACGATGGCACCCAATCAATAACTCCGGCAATTACCTTATCGAGCAATGTAGAGACCCTTCCTTTGGGAGAGAGTATCACCTTTGAAGTGATGACGCACGAGAACCAAAATGTAACGACAAGCGCTACCTATTTGGTGAACAATACAATCCTACAATCCAATGTATTTACTCCACAAGCAGAGGGGCAATACACAGCAAAGGCGACCTATTCGTTAAATGGTTCCAACTTAACAAGTAATATGGTTACTTTTACTGTAACTGAAATGCTTTTGACTTCTATTGAAATTAGTGCTGCATCTGAAAGTATTGAAATTGGTGACACTTTTACATTTAGTGTAATAGGAAACAATGGGGCGGATGTTACTTCAGACGCCACTTATTATATCAATGATGCCGAAATTTCTGGAAATGAATACACTCCGGAAGAAACAGGAACTTATGAAGTAAAGGCTACCTATATGCATGAAGGAACCCTTTTAGAAACAGAGGTTCTTTCTTTAGAAGTGTTGTACCAATCTACAGAAGTAACTGTATTTGATGAGGTAGTTTTTTATGACGGTTATGCCGCCACGGTTAGCGAACCGGTTCCTGCTGGTGTTATTAGAAAAAACAATGCCTCAAATGTTACCAAGTTAACACAGGAGGCTATTGATTTGTTTAGTGATGAGTTGACCATGCAAGTAACGATTGGAGCTTTATGTGACAATTATGATAGAATTGGTGGGGTGTATTTAAACTTGGTGCCTAGTGGGACGGAATTTAGTACAGCTGCCGTTGAGGAGCGTATTGAAATAGGACGTTTTATCACGCCTTTTATGAATAAAAATGTTCAGCCTACAGAGGTGCCTTATGAATTTGAAGTTGATAATTTAGCATTATTGTTTAACGACCCTGTAATTAGCAGTACCTACGATTTTTGGATTGAATTGTATGTGTTTGGAGTTCCTTATGCGGCACAAACTGAGGTTGCCGGATGTGCTGGAAGAATTGATACTTTCTTAGGTACTTTAAAATTTGTTTCTACAGATAAGACTTACGAGCATGTGGCACAACATTTAGAGCCAATTGCAGCTAGTATAAATGTAAATAATTATAATTCCAACGGTACAGATGTATTAGGTGAAACTACGAAGACATTTACTTTCGAGATTGAAGAAAACCTAAGCAATGCTAAAATTCACTTGATTACCTCTAACCATGGTGCTGGCACTGGGGGAGAGGAGTATGTAAGAAGAGAGCATTTTATTTATTTTGATAACAGTGAGTTGGATATGTACATGCCTGGAGGGAAATCTTGTGAACCTTACCGTCAATACAATACTCAAGGGAATGGAATTTATACTGGATCACCAAAGTCAGAGGCTTGGTGGACGGCTTGGAACAATTGGTGCCCAGGAGATGTTATTCCAATCAGAACTTATGAGTTGGGAGCGCTCTCTCAAGGAACTCACTCCTTTAAAATTGAAGTTCCTGATGCGGAGTTTGTTGGCGGTGATGGAAAAATTCCTGTATCAGTTTACATACAAGGAGATATCAACTAA
- the trxB gene encoding thioredoxin-disulfide reductase, whose product MSDTIEKVKCLIIGSGPAGYTAAIYAARANMAPVLYQGTQPGGQLTTTNEVENFPGYPDGITGPEMMIELQKQASRFGTDVRDGWITRVDFSGDVHRVWVNDHKEIHCDTVIISTGASAKYLGLVSEQKYLKLGGGVSACAVCDGFFYRNQEVVIVGAGDSACEEAHYLSKLCSKVTMLVRRDVFRASKIMANRVKNTKNIEILFNTETEEVLGDGQVVTGVKVKNNVTGEFKTIPATGFFVAIGHKPNTDIFKEYLDLDQTGYIINKPGTSKTNVEGVFVSGDAADHVYRQAITAAGTGCMAALDAERYLAAKETPVEA is encoded by the coding sequence ATGTCAGATACAATTGAAAAAGTAAAATGCCTTATCATAGGTTCGGGACCTGCCGGATATACTGCAGCAATATATGCGGCTAGAGCTAACATGGCACCAGTATTGTACCAAGGAACCCAACCAGGAGGGCAATTAACCACCACTAATGAAGTAGAGAACTTTCCGGGGTATCCAGATGGAATCACGGGACCAGAAATGATGATAGAACTTCAAAAGCAAGCAAGTCGTTTTGGAACCGATGTAAGAGATGGTTGGATTACCAGAGTTGATTTTTCTGGAGATGTACACAGAGTATGGGTAAATGACCATAAGGAAATACATTGTGACACGGTAATTATCTCTACAGGGGCTTCTGCTAAATATTTAGGTTTGGTTTCAGAGCAAAAATATTTAAAGTTGGGAGGTGGAGTTTCTGCCTGTGCGGTATGTGACGGGTTTTTCTACAGAAACCAAGAAGTGGTGATCGTAGGAGCAGGAGATTCTGCGTGTGAGGAAGCACATTACCTATCCAAATTATGTTCCAAAGTAACTATGTTGGTAAGAAGAGATGTATTCCGCGCCTCTAAAATCATGGCTAACAGAGTAAAGAACACCAAGAATATTGAGATTCTATTCAATACAGAAACTGAAGAAGTACTGGGAGATGGTCAAGTGGTAACTGGAGTAAAGGTTAAAAACAACGTTACAGGAGAATTTAAAACCATTCCAGCTACAGGATTTTTTGTAGCTATAGGGCACAAACCAAATACCGATATCTTCAAAGAGTATTTGGATTTGGATCAAACAGGATACATTATCAACAAACCAGGAACTTCCAAAACTAATGTTGAGGGCGTGTTTGTTAGTGGTGATGCAGCAGATCATGTATACAGACAAGCTATTACGGCGGCAGGTACAGGATGTATGGCAGCTTTGGATGCCGAACGTTATTTGGCGGCTAAAGAAACGCCAGTTGAAGCCTAA
- a CDS encoding DUF6327 family protein, whose product MKKYNSFAEIEYDLKRLDLERKIALEELKGVKGGLKEDLQPSNWMQFVLNSAGKYGAYLLFKKLF is encoded by the coding sequence ATGAAAAAGTATAATTCGTTTGCAGAAATAGAATATGACTTAAAGCGATTGGATTTGGAAAGGAAGATTGCTTTGGAAGAGTTGAAGGGAGTTAAAGGAGGCTTAAAGGAAGATCTACAGCCTTCCAATTGGATGCAGTTTGTGTTGAATTCAGCTGGAAAATATGGCGCTTATTTATTGTTTAAAAAGTTGTTTTAG
- a CDS encoding YtxH domain-containing protein, giving the protein MSNSNSLFGLLVGTAVGATLGILFAPDKGSATRQRIADEALTAADKFNSTAHDLKDKASTTAHDLKEKVSSFISNDKDTLDSNLESLVKEASVKADDIISVLEKKLADLKAKNKKYQKA; this is encoded by the coding sequence ATGAGCAACAGTAATTCACTTTTCGGACTTTTGGTAGGAACCGCAGTTGGCGCAACTTTAGGAATTCTTTTTGCCCCAGACAAGGGCAGCGCTACTAGGCAGCGTATTGCGGATGAAGCCTTGACAGCAGCTGACAAGTTTAACAGTACCGCACATGATTTAAAGGATAAAGCCAGTACTACTGCACATGACCTAAAGGAGAAAGTTTCCAGTTTTATAAGCAACGATAAGGATACACTAGACTCCAATTTGGAGAGTTTGGTAAAAGAAGCCAGTGTAAAAGCCGATGATATTATCTCGGTGTTGGAAAAGAAATTGGCCGACTTAAAAGCTAAAAACAAGAAATATCAAAAAGCCTAG